Proteins from one Setaria italica strain Yugu1 chromosome V, Setaria_italica_v2.0, whole genome shotgun sequence genomic window:
- the LOC101778020 gene encoding ubiquitin-conjugating enzyme E2 5A, translating into MASKRIQKELKDLQKDPPTSCSAGPVGEDMFHWQATIMGPCDSPYSGGVFLVTIHFPPDYPFKPPKVAFRTKVFHPNINSNGSICLDILKDQWSPALTISKVLLSICSLLTDPNPDDPLVPEIAHMYKTDRHKYENTARTWTQRYAM; encoded by the exons ATGGCGTCGAAGAGGATTCAGAAGGAGCTCAAGGATCTGCAGAAGGACCCTCCCACCTCGTGCAGTGCAG GTCCTGTGGGAGAGGATATGTTCCACTGGCAGGCAACAATAATGGGTCCATGTGATAGCCCATATTCTGGCGGAGTTTTCCTAGTTACAATCCATTTCCCTCCTGATTATCCTTTCAAACCACCAAAG GTGGCATTTCGCACCAAGGTGTTCCATCCAAACATAAACAGCAATGGCAGCATCTGCCTTGACATCCTGAAGGACCAGTGGAGTCCCGCACTCACCATTTCCAAG GTGCTGCTGTCTATCTGCTCCCTGCTGACGGATCCGAACCCCGACGACCCTCTGGTCCCCGAGATCGCGCACATGTACAAGACGGACCGGCACAAGTACGAGAACACCGCGAGGACCTGGACCCAGAGGTATGCCATGTAG